The Terriglobales bacterium genome window below encodes:
- a CDS encoding SIS domain-containing protein, producing MSGTERIHDAAAYFSNLGQCAATLAWDRVDLISHLLYRAYQQERTAYLFGNGGSASLASHFACDLTKGTCVDGGNGQKRFRATALTDNLAVLTAWANDSGYEDVFSEQLRGLIQPGDIAFAISCSGNSPNVLKALQVARDAGALTIGLGGFEGGRMKSLCDVSLIVPSDSMQIIEDLHLSVAHCLFTLVRNQIAAEAPEKVVAARAS from the coding sequence GTGTCTGGTACCGAACGAATCCACGATGCTGCTGCATATTTTTCTAATTTGGGACAGTGTGCAGCAACGCTAGCCTGGGATCGGGTGGATCTGATTTCACACCTGCTGTACCGTGCCTATCAGCAAGAACGAACTGCTTATCTTTTTGGGAATGGGGGCAGCGCATCGCTGGCGTCCCATTTTGCCTGCGACTTGACTAAAGGGACGTGCGTTGATGGTGGAAACGGCCAGAAGCGCTTTCGTGCGACTGCTCTTACTGACAACCTCGCGGTCCTGACTGCCTGGGCGAACGATTCGGGCTACGAAGACGTGTTTTCGGAGCAGCTCCGCGGCCTTATCCAGCCTGGAGACATTGCGTTTGCCATCAGTTGCAGCGGAAACTCACCTAACGTACTCAAGGCTCTGCAGGTGGCGAGAGATGCTGGCGCACTCACGATAGGGCTTGGCGGGTTCGAGGGCGGGCGTATGAAGTCGCTGTGCGACGTAAGCCTGATTGTTCCTTCTGACAGTATGCAAATCATCGAGGATCTGCACCTCTCCGTGGCACACTGCTTATTCACCCTGGTAAGGAATCAGATCGCGGCAGAGGCGCCGGAAAAGGTGGTTGCTGCCCGGGCTTCGTAG
- the galE gene encoding UDP-glucose 4-epimerase GalE produces the protein MLRILVTGGAGYVGSICSAELIQRGHAVTVIDNLSAGHPEAVPESAEFHQIDIGDADRVMRLLVKNDFDAVFHFAAKALIPESVTDPGTFFDNNLAAGIVFLECLRKAGVRNFIFSSTAAVYGNPTRVPTQEDDPKNPVNAYGESKLALERVLQWYCSAYDWSVVAFRYFNACGSIEGHGERHNPETHIIPLLLQAAMGMRPFFEIYGDDYPTADGSCLRDYVHVLDIAEAHVAALKRFNIPGFKAFNLGTGRSHSVKEVCRVVERVTGKHLPLRVGPRRLGDPAVLCASPEAISTDLGWKAVHSDLEQIVRSAWEWEQAYRSSASADTRAATLVQQR, from the coding sequence ATGCTGAGAATTCTGGTTACGGGTGGCGCGGGATATGTGGGTTCGATCTGCAGCGCCGAGCTCATCCAGCGGGGCCACGCCGTCACGGTAATTGACAATCTTTCTGCGGGCCATCCTGAGGCTGTGCCGGAGAGCGCGGAATTTCACCAGATTGATATCGGTGATGCTGATCGCGTGATGCGGCTTTTGGTGAAAAACGATTTTGACGCCGTTTTTCATTTTGCAGCCAAGGCTCTGATTCCGGAGTCGGTGACAGATCCGGGCACATTTTTTGATAACAATCTGGCTGCGGGAATTGTGTTCCTGGAGTGTTTGCGCAAAGCCGGCGTGCGGAACTTTATTTTTTCATCGACCGCAGCCGTTTATGGAAATCCCACACGTGTCCCAACCCAGGAAGACGATCCTAAGAATCCGGTCAATGCCTATGGGGAGAGCAAGCTGGCCCTTGAGCGCGTCCTTCAGTGGTATTGTTCAGCGTACGACTGGAGTGTAGTTGCCTTTCGCTACTTTAACGCTTGCGGTTCGATCGAAGGACACGGGGAAAGACACAATCCAGAAACTCATATCATTCCTCTGCTCTTGCAGGCGGCAATGGGGATGCGTCCTTTCTTCGAGATTTATGGGGATGATTACCCAACTGCCGACGGAAGCTGTCTGCGCGATTATGTCCACGTACTCGACATAGCGGAGGCACATGTTGCTGCTTTGAAGCGGTTCAACATTCCCGGTTTCAAGGCGTTCAATCTTGGCACCGGGCGCAGCCACTCAGTGAAAGAAGTCTGCCGCGTTGTTGAACGGGTGACCGGGAAGCATCTTCCGTTGCGAGTCGGACCGCGTCGATTGGGAGATCCGGCAGTGCTGTGTGCAAGCCCGGAAGCGATTTCGACAGATTTGGGATGGAAAGCGGTGCACTCAGATTTGGAGCAGATTGTGCGGAGCGCATGGGAATGGGAGCAGGCTTACCGCTCGTCCGCATCGGCGGACACGCGCGCTGCGACATTGGTGCAACAACGATAA
- a CDS encoding sugar transferase — protein sequence MFIEARPRRQSCLQVLPHRNSAKRTQRRRIGVSIKHCFDVVASLAALILLSPLFLLISIMVRLNDGGSIIYRRRVVGSKGGFDAYKFRSMRLDADAILATNSALREEFEKNFKLTADPRVTRIGAWLRKFSLDELPQLFNVLRGEMSLVGPRMISPPELEKYGDFKVLLLSVKPGLTGYWQVYGRQRVDYAERVRMDVFYIQNWSLALDLKLLLLTPIRVLKGTGAY from the coding sequence ATGTTCATCGAAGCCCGCCCGCGACGTCAGTCCTGCTTACAAGTTCTGCCTCATCGCAATTCAGCCAAACGCACGCAGCGTCGTCGCATCGGCGTTTCAATCAAGCATTGTTTCGATGTCGTTGCTTCACTCGCTGCTCTGATCCTGCTGAGTCCACTGTTTTTACTGATCTCAATCATGGTGAGACTGAATGACGGCGGATCCATAATTTACCGTCGACGCGTTGTGGGTTCTAAAGGAGGATTCGACGCCTATAAATTCCGCAGTATGCGGCTTGATGCAGATGCGATCCTGGCGACGAACAGCGCGCTTCGTGAGGAATTCGAGAAAAATTTCAAGTTGACTGCGGATCCTCGTGTGACTCGAATTGGAGCCTGGCTGCGGAAATTCAGCCTCGATGAACTCCCTCAGCTTTTCAATGTGCTCCGGGGTGAAATGAGTCTCGTGGGACCACGTATGATTTCTCCTCCTGAGCTGGAGAAATATGGCGATTTTAAAGTGCTACTTTTGTCTGTGAAGCCGGGTTTGACTGGATACTGGCAGGTATACGGACGCCAGCGAGTCGATTATGCTGAGCGCGTTAGAATGGATGTTTTTTACATTCAGAACTGGAGCCTGGCTCTCGATCTTAAACTGTTGCTGCTTACGCCAATACGAGTGCTGAAGGGAACGGGCGCATATTGA
- a CDS encoding sugar transferase, translating to MSRRLRSAVLLGDLVWILLAATISYLLRYGPDGGASASRISYSECVFASVVAMVVWALLFVRMRLDGFSDGWEAPRVLSQVVTGVSLLMCVMLSVAFLTRQWYSRLLLCYFGLLLLVGLALIRCAIRAYVASRSRNRAMQRVVVMGNGSVAREIAEKIGRHPELMKKVVGFLYSSSDVPVSPIGAEHSQQSQPTSTVGVLELLKNYSVDELVVAHPRVSTSEIQKLLRISRLAGIKVSLVPEGYELYLSKASFLDVEGLPMLCLEERHPEKLALALKRVADLVIATVLTVLASPIIIVAAAGLSISGIRPFRRELRCGLHGDPFLMWRLNVNRDDAELSGVRLWLTRLSLTELPQLVNVIAGDMSLVGPRPEAPDRVKHYSEWQRQRLNAKPGLTGLAQVHGLREQHASEDKARFDLQYLLHWSPLLDLSLLLQTLWTVAIRIWTPRASAVQSQQARERVFTEVLDVDRSHAGAD from the coding sequence ATGAGTCGTCGTCTTCGGTCTGCAGTCCTGCTGGGTGACCTTGTCTGGATACTTCTCGCTGCAACGATTTCATACCTTTTGCGCTACGGCCCTGATGGTGGCGCGTCAGCATCGCGTATCAGCTACTCAGAATGTGTTTTCGCTTCCGTCGTGGCGATGGTGGTTTGGGCGCTCCTGTTCGTGCGAATGCGTCTGGATGGCTTCTCTGACGGATGGGAGGCTCCTCGCGTTCTTTCCCAGGTAGTCACGGGCGTCTCACTGCTAATGTGCGTGATGTTGTCAGTAGCATTCCTCACCCGGCAGTGGTATTCGCGATTGTTGCTTTGCTATTTCGGGCTATTGCTGCTCGTGGGTTTGGCGCTTATCCGGTGCGCAATACGTGCATACGTTGCTTCACGTTCACGAAACCGCGCGATGCAGCGGGTTGTGGTGATGGGGAACGGGAGCGTGGCTCGCGAAATCGCGGAAAAGATTGGGCGTCATCCGGAACTGATGAAGAAGGTCGTTGGGTTCCTGTATTCGAGCAGCGACGTTCCTGTGAGTCCCATTGGAGCCGAACATTCGCAGCAGAGCCAGCCTACAAGTACCGTGGGAGTGCTCGAACTGCTGAAGAATTATTCGGTAGACGAGTTGGTAGTTGCACATCCGCGTGTCAGCACTTCGGAGATCCAGAAGTTGCTGCGCATCAGCCGACTCGCTGGAATCAAGGTTTCGCTGGTTCCGGAAGGATATGAGCTATACCTCTCCAAAGCGAGTTTTCTCGACGTTGAGGGCCTGCCGATGCTGTGTCTGGAGGAGCGGCATCCGGAGAAATTGGCTCTGGCACTCAAGCGCGTCGCAGATCTGGTAATTGCAACAGTCCTCACCGTGCTTGCAAGTCCGATCATAATCGTAGCAGCTGCGGGCCTGAGTATCTCTGGCATCCGGCCCTTCAGGCGCGAGCTTCGCTGCGGGCTTCACGGTGATCCGTTCCTGATGTGGCGTTTGAACGTCAATCGCGATGACGCTGAGCTTTCAGGCGTTCGCTTATGGCTGACGAGGCTAAGCCTCACTGAACTGCCGCAGCTTGTGAATGTGATTGCAGGCGATATGAGCCTGGTGGGGCCAAGGCCTGAAGCGCCGGATAGAGTGAAGCACTACTCCGAGTGGCAGCGCCAACGCCTCAATGCCAAGCCTGGCCTGACAGGTTTGGCACAGGTGCATGGTTTGCGCGAGCAACACGCGTCAGAGGACAAAGCGCGTTTCGATTTACAATACCTGCTGCATTGGTCGCCTTTACTGGACCTCTCGCTGCTACTTCAAACGCTTTGGACCGTCGCGATTCGCATATGGACTCCGCGAGCCTCGGCTGTTCAAAGCCAGCAAGCTCGAGAGCGCGTTTTTACGGAGGTTCTGGATGTTGATCGTTCGCACGCCGGTGCGGATTAG
- a CDS encoding HAD family phosphatase produces the protein MLRGVIFDMDGVLIDSHPIHKRAWRKFFEMLEVEVSDRELDFVLDGRKKEDILRHFLGDLPDSEIKDFGHQKEMLFREEAMNIEPISGVMKLLEELTTQGIAVAVASCGSQSRVRYILDQLKIHDRFESIVTADDITHGKPDPEVFCRAAQELGVRREDLLVCEDAVSGVKAAKAAGIRCLGVTEAARAAELLRAGAVRVVPDFASVSVSELETILV, from the coding sequence ATGCTTAGAGGAGTGATCTTCGACATGGATGGAGTGCTGATCGACAGCCATCCCATCCACAAACGTGCGTGGCGCAAGTTTTTTGAGATGCTGGAGGTCGAAGTTTCAGATCGGGAACTCGATTTTGTGCTCGACGGAAGAAAGAAAGAGGATATCCTGCGGCATTTCCTCGGCGATCTGCCCGATTCCGAGATCAAGGATTTTGGCCATCAGAAAGAAATGCTCTTTCGGGAAGAAGCAATGAATATCGAGCCAATCTCAGGTGTTATGAAGCTGCTTGAGGAGCTTACGACCCAGGGAATTGCGGTCGCCGTTGCCTCGTGTGGAAGCCAAAGCCGCGTGCGCTACATTCTCGATCAACTCAAAATCCATGATCGATTTGAATCCATCGTGACCGCTGACGACATCACGCATGGAAAGCCGGACCCAGAGGTTTTCTGCAGGGCCGCCCAGGAGCTCGGCGTCAGACGTGAAGATCTTCTGGTGTGTGAGGATGCGGTTTCCGGTGTAAAGGCAGCAAAAGCAGCAGGGATCCGCTGCCTGGGAGTGACTGAAGCTGCACGCGCAGCCGAACTGTTGCGGGCTGGAGCGGTCCGCGTAGTTCCGGACTTTGCCTCCGTATCGGTTTCCGAACTCGAAACCATACTGGTTTGA
- a CDS encoding nuclear transport factor 2 family protein has translation MRALKFMAPVCMAALMVGCTQGKPPRLQSWKNATGAEAYERLFWKAIEDADFTVAERRMAPIYTLTSPAGIATRDKAVEYFRALNLKHIDIADLRVDPEGADMVVSYVATLQTKSSSSPARYYMTTVWQQAKRGWMAICHSEVRASP, from the coding sequence ATGCGCGCACTCAAATTTATGGCGCCGGTCTGTATGGCAGCTCTAATGGTGGGTTGCACCCAAGGCAAACCGCCCCGTCTTCAATCCTGGAAAAACGCAACCGGCGCCGAAGCATACGAGCGGTTGTTCTGGAAGGCGATCGAAGACGCGGATTTTACGGTGGCGGAGCGTCGAATGGCCCCGATTTACACTCTCACCAGCCCGGCTGGTATCGCGACCCGCGATAAGGCGGTTGAATATTTCCGCGCGCTCAATCTGAAGCACATCGATATCGCAGATTTGCGTGTCGATCCCGAAGGCGCTGACATGGTTGTCAGCTATGTGGCGACACTCCAGACTAAGTCTTCATCCTCACCCGCGCGCTACTACATGACCACAGTTTGGCAGCAGGCCAAGCGCGGCTGGATGGCAATCTGCCACTCTGAAGTGAGGGCCAGCCCCTAA
- a CDS encoding nucleotidyltransferase family protein — MLAAGHGTRLRPLTDTVPKCLLPVQGIPMLQIWLERCQKFGVEEVLINLHSHADQVREFLQKNSSCNVRVQVSDEPVLLGSAGTVRANRSWVAHEQDFWIFYADVLSDVDLNRLLQRHRQMRAEATIGVYRVPDPSRCGIVQVDDDGWVMEFIEKPKIPRGNLAFSGILLTASKFLDTIPDRIPVDIGFDVLPHIARLAAYEIDDYLIDVGTMENYRSAQENWRRANRQITQEQNA; from the coding sequence TTGCTCGCAGCCGGCCATGGTACGCGGCTGCGTCCTCTCACCGACACGGTACCCAAGTGCCTGCTGCCGGTGCAGGGCATTCCCATGCTCCAGATTTGGCTGGAGCGCTGCCAGAAATTCGGTGTGGAAGAGGTTCTGATCAATTTGCATTCGCATGCTGATCAGGTGCGTGAGTTTCTTCAGAAGAACTCCTCTTGCAACGTGCGCGTGCAAGTTTCCGATGAGCCAGTGCTACTTGGAAGCGCCGGAACCGTTCGCGCGAATCGTTCCTGGGTAGCGCACGAGCAGGATTTCTGGATCTTCTATGCGGACGTTCTGAGCGATGTCGATTTGAATCGGCTGTTGCAACGTCATCGACAAATGCGGGCCGAAGCGACGATCGGTGTATATCGTGTTCCGGATCCCTCCCGATGCGGCATCGTGCAAGTGGACGACGATGGCTGGGTCATGGAATTCATCGAGAAGCCGAAGATTCCCAGGGGCAATCTTGCCTTCTCCGGAATTTTGCTAACGGCCTCAAAGTTTCTGGATACGATTCCCGATCGCATTCCTGTGGACATCGGCTTTGACGTACTACCGCACATTGCCAGGTTGGCCGCGTATGAAATTGATGACTACTTGATTGATGTTGGTACCATGGAAAACTATCGATCGGCTCAGGAGAACTGGCGGCGAGCCAACAGGCAGATCACGCAGGAGCAAAATGCTTAG
- a CDS encoding glycosyltransferase produces MTVFSKTVHKMASLLDESMISNGKALSIVESGRLSVLAVVPYPPNPLRPRTVSMLADISSFADIDLLYLDDGDPIVVPKEVQLKSVRSFPNRAWHRVPRVAAGCVLGKPIVYQYYHSRQLVRHLAATDLSTYDAVYIERIPLQDLNVRHPFVVLDMQDCYSLLVPQLAAASAGLKKWAFKLDSFNVKRYERQACNLATRVLCTADREASGLRSVGVTTPIDVVVHCGPSVQPSGRRVIENDPRVLSFHGKLTYSPNIAALGLLRNILKKLNSSDYQVIVAGAGADKVQKMYPEFQFVGYVNDIAAHLKSTDLSILPVELNAGISNKALESLSVGVPIVTTPQIAAGLPGCKVIFEEGVFVRHPDEFPETIESYFRMPLASKQAIADKCVSYVEDLCDDAPRREYLRSRVFGGFARHKSPC; encoded by the coding sequence ATGACGGTTTTCTCAAAGACTGTGCACAAAATGGCGTCGCTTCTCGACGAGAGCATGATCTCAAACGGGAAGGCTCTTTCCATTGTCGAGAGCGGAAGGCTAAGTGTTCTTGCCGTTGTTCCGTATCCGCCCAATCCTCTTCGCCCGCGAACCGTCTCAATGTTAGCGGACATCTCCTCGTTTGCCGATATCGATCTTTTATATCTCGATGATGGTGATCCAATTGTCGTACCCAAAGAAGTTCAGCTTAAAAGCGTGAGGTCGTTCCCAAACCGAGCTTGGCATCGTGTGCCTCGGGTCGCGGCTGGATGCGTTCTGGGTAAGCCTATCGTTTATCAGTACTACCACTCGCGGCAATTGGTCAGACATTTAGCGGCGACGGACCTGTCGACATATGACGCTGTCTACATTGAACGAATCCCATTGCAGGATCTGAATGTCAGACATCCCTTCGTGGTTCTAGATATGCAGGACTGCTACTCGCTCTTAGTCCCTCAGCTGGCTGCAGCGTCAGCAGGATTGAAGAAATGGGCTTTTAAACTAGATTCGTTCAACGTCAAACGATACGAACGACAGGCCTGCAACTTGGCTACGCGGGTTCTGTGCACTGCTGACAGGGAAGCGAGCGGGCTCAGATCTGTAGGAGTAACCACCCCTATTGATGTCGTAGTACACTGCGGGCCGAGCGTTCAGCCGAGTGGGCGGAGGGTTATCGAAAATGACCCTAGGGTTCTTTCATTTCACGGAAAACTAACCTATTCACCAAACATTGCTGCATTAGGACTCCTCCGAAACATCCTCAAGAAACTAAACAGCTCGGATTATCAGGTGATTGTTGCCGGAGCAGGAGCTGACAAGGTCCAGAAGATGTATCCAGAATTCCAGTTCGTGGGCTATGTGAATGATATTGCCGCTCATCTTAAATCAACAGATTTGAGCATTCTCCCTGTAGAACTCAACGCCGGCATTTCTAATAAAGCCCTTGAGTCACTGTCTGTCGGGGTTCCGATTGTGACGACGCCACAGATCGCGGCTGGTCTACCTGGGTGTAAAGTGATCTTTGAAGAAGGCGTTTTTGTTAGGCATCCAGATGAATTTCCCGAAACGATCGAGTCGTATTTCAGAATGCCGCTTGCCAGTAAGCAGGCCATAGCTGATAAGTGCGTCAGTTACGTTGAGGACCTATGCGATGATGCTCCTCGTCGGGAATATCTCAGAAGTCGCGTTTTTGGTGGCTTCGCTCGACACAAGAGTCCCTGCTAA